In one window of Shewanella goraebulensis DNA:
- a CDS encoding CBS domain-containing protein, whose product MMVTIEQIMSPRVVTVEMDDRISTAKEIFDNVPFHHLVVVDEDKTISGILARTDLINAISPNLGTAAELTRDIETLNKRVHQVMAHGPITVAPSLDIDSAAQLMLTKGITCFPVLQEAELVGIVSWRDLLGHYCGLKSTE is encoded by the coding sequence ATCATGGTCACAATTGAGCAAATAATGAGCCCAAGGGTTGTCACCGTAGAAATGGATGATCGCATCAGTACCGCCAAAGAAATCTTTGATAATGTGCCTTTTCATCACTTAGTGGTTGTGGATGAAGACAAAACTATATCTGGGATCTTGGCACGTACTGATTTAATCAATGCAATTAGTCCCAACTTAGGTACAGCTGCGGAGCTCACCCGTGATATTGAAACCCTTAATAAACGTGTACATCAGGTAATGGCACATGGCCCAATTACTGTCGCTCCTTCTCTGGATATTGATAGTGCAGCGCAATTAATGTTAACCAAAGGAATAACTTGTTTTCCTGTTTTGCAAGAAGCTGAATTAGTTGGAATCGTCAGCTGGCGAGATTTGTTGGGTCATTATTGTGGGTTGAAAAGTACTGAATAA